Within Cydia fagiglandana chromosome 1, ilCydFagi1.1, whole genome shotgun sequence, the genomic segment ACCAggtatataaattaattatatttttaaatacttatgtaAGTGCCAacgtaataataaattatatccaTGACATAGTTAATTAAACATGCATGGCTTTTACTTGTAAAACGTACAAGTTTaacaatttattatattattatttaacttataGAGCTCCAAAAGTCGTAGAGAGACAAATCGTCTGAGGTTGCTCCTACCTTTTATTCCAGGTGGATGCCTTGATCCACCCTTTGATGAACCCAATTATGCTTATGGCCTCCCAAAAGCAGATCGTCCAGAAAACCTACAAGTAGAATGTAATAAGATAGACGATAATAAAGATGCTTGTGAACCAGGTAACAATCACATTTTTATAAACCCTTTTCCGGTGGTACCTATTACCACCATCTggttatacatataaaaaataaataaaagtaaataccCTTATTTTGCTCTAGGAGGATGCCTCGACCCACCTTTTAGTGAAGATAAATACCCCTACACTATTTCAAAAACGCATCAACCAATGAAACTTGAATTGACACCGCAATCTACTAAGGAAGAACAGCAAATACTCAGCAACAAATCTTCAGAAGAACGTCGTAAAACACCTGATAAGAAAACAATAAAGGAAGAAGATGATTCTAAAAAACTTATGGACATTTATGCAACAACTCCGAAACAAAACTCACTGGAGGCAAAATATTCACATTCTATTATAACATATCCTACTGATGTGTCATCTAATGAAACGCTAAGTGATCAAATTCCACCTAAAAAACTATCAATAAAAAGCAATGATGATGAATCACAAAAGCAAAGTTATGATTATCCAGTATCATATTTTGTTCCTCCGAAAGATGTTTTGAGATGTAAAGAGGAAGAACGTAGGTATAGTACGAGACCCTCGTCTCTCACCATTGGCAAAAGTAGTAACAGTACAGCTCATGCTAAGATAGATATGGTAGATAAATCAAAAAGTATGGAACATGATTTTAGTCCTCAATATGTGACACCTTCAAAAGatatacaaaaagagaaaatgaaACCAAATTATGCTGATGatgctacttttaaaaatgactATAATAAACAAAGCGATATTGTGGGAATTGAACAAGAAAACACTAGTAATGTGAATATTCCGTCATATGTTGCCAcgaattccaaaaacgttggcAGTAATCAAAATTCTCTCGATAAAGAACATGCTTCAAAATATCTAAGGACCACTGAAAGTAATCCTAACAACAATGAAAACGATATTATATCACAACAACAAATAGTGTCGCCAATCGACAATCAGAAATTATATTATGAAAAAACTAGATACCCTAAAGAGAATATTGGTAAAGAAAATGTGAAGACCAAAGAAGATAACCCCATAGTTGAAAGAGCTGAGATAGGAAGTAAAGATCCGTTAAAAGATACATTACATCAATCAGAAGTTGGTTACATTACTGGTACACAAACCGCAGACAGTCTCGATGCAAAAAAGGATGTGCCAGATATAAATTTGACAAAACAATCAACGCTGAAAACAGAAAATTCTAAATTCTTAAATACACATGGTCCTATAAAAGACGATAACAAATTGAATTTTGGTAGTAATGATGATACCTCTAAAATATTCCGAGTTGCCGAAGCAACAATACCTGTTTTAGCTACAGCTACATTGGCTTTATCTAAAAAACAATCATTACAATTTAATGACAAATCAAACATTGGATTAGATAGTTCGGTGACTAACAAAAATAAAGCTTCAATGAGTAAATGTTCAGAAGACTTGCTCAAAAAGTCTACTAAACAAAAACTTGAGATTCATGAAAATGAACCAAAGAATTTATCGCCACAAAGTATTTCAAGTAGTGAAAATAATGAATTTGATGTATCTTCCGAACACAGTATAGATTTTAAGGAGGAATTTTCAAATAACGTGGAAACTCGTAACCCAGAAAACACATTAGGTCACAAAGAAAAACACGAGTTATTCGCTGAAAACATGAACTTTGCAAGTACAAATAATGTCATAGTTGGCAAAAATATTCCGAAACATGATTACATTAAGTCCGACCCAGAATCAGAAAAAAGAAGATCTAGCGCAATTCTTCAGAAAAAAGCATTATCGGCGAAACATGACTTGGATATGGAGTACgatgatattaataaaacagcTCCACATAAACGTAATACATTTACGGTTATTGCATCTGATACCTCAATACAAAAATGCGAAGAAATTGAAGAAATACCAGAAAACATAACAGatgtttattttaaaaccaCTGATGTATCTAAACTAAACTCTCCTAATTTAACTAAAAATAACACAGTTAAGAGTATTACTGATATAAATAACAGAAAACTAGAAGGTTCAACCCCAAGAGACAGCCAGCCAGGAAATGTAAAGGATTTACATTCAAAAGACAGTGATGATACTAAAGCAACAAAGATAGATTCACGCACGAAAGAATTAGAAAGTGCATTTTATACTGATGCTGATGGAAGTTTATCACAAATACACTCAGAGAATTTTACCAATATGAACAATACTATTAATCAAACAAAACCCAATCTGATATCAAACGAAAACGAAATAAATACTGATCCATTACGTAATCGTTTACCAACACATGTTAAAGATATAGATACAAACATTAGTGAAACTGTCCAAAGCCCACTTAAAATAGAAATCAAAACTGAAAATAAGAATGCAAATTACAAGGAAATGGAATTGTTACATCAACCAGAAAATACACAGGACTATCTTATCAGTGAAAACGCAAAATCTTTAGATAAAGGAACAAAAGATATGGAAAGACCCATTGAGTCCATAAACGATTCATTACAAAAAACTATCCCTGATAATATACAACATTTGCATCCAAAAGATTCAGTTAGTGGTGAATCAGCTGTAAATCAAAAAACAGCAAATTTATTTTTAGCCAAAAGAGAAtcggaaaaaatattgaatactgACTCTAACATATCTGTACCAAAAACTAATACGGATAATTTGCGTTCAAAAATGTCGACCGACAGCAAATTCGTTGCTGATCTAACTAC encodes:
- the LOC134680064 gene encoding probable serine/threonine-protein kinase DDB_G0282963, whose product is MDEDLILREIVKSLAFEIEAVNQDNVLTWTTTNGTPLNVKVRVRNKDEPRLIQKGVIPVPRIGITAPEKLRLISSDQTILSFNVYLDGETEKGSKRHNGLKLFNIGGCLDPPFDEPNYAYGLPKADRPENLQVECNKIDDNKDACEPGGCLDPPFSEDKYPYTISKTHQPMKLELTPQSTKEEQQILSNKSSEERRKTPDKKTIKEEDDSKKLMDIYATTPKQNSLEAKYSHSIITYPTDVSSNETLSDQIPPKKLSIKSNDDESQKQSYDYPVSYFVPPKDVLRCKEEERRYSTRPSSLTIGKSSNSTAHAKIDMVDKSKSMEHDFSPQYVTPSKDIQKEKMKPNYADDATFKNDYNKQSDIVGIEQENTSNVNIPSYVATNSKNVGSNQNSLDKEHASKYLRTTESNPNNNENDIISQQQIVSPIDNQKLYYEKTRYPKENIGKENVKTKEDNPIVERAEIGSKDPLKDTLHQSEVGYITGTQTADSLDAKKDVPDINLTKQSTLKTENSKFLNTHGPIKDDNKLNFGSNDDTSKIFRVAEATIPVLATATLALSKKQSLQFNDKSNIGLDSSVTNKNKASMSKCSEDLLKKSTKQKLEIHENEPKNLSPQSISSSENNEFDVSSEHSIDFKEEFSNNVETRNPENTLGHKEKHELFAENMNFASTNNVIVGKNIPKHDYIKSDPESEKRRSSAILQKKALSAKHDLDMEYDDINKTAPHKRNTFTVIASDTSIQKCEEIEEIPENITDVYFKTTDVSKLNSPNLTKNNTVKSITDINNRKLEGSTPRDSQPGNVKDLHSKDSDDTKATKIDSRTKELESAFYTDADGSLSQIHSENFTNMNNTINQTKPNLISNENEINTDPLRNRLPTHVKDIDTNISETVQSPLKIEIKTENKNANYKEMELLHQPENTQDYLISENAKSLDKGTKDMERPIESINDSLQKTIPDNIQHLHPKDSVSGESAVNQKTANLFLAKRESEKILNTDSNISVPKTNTDNLRSKMSTDSKFVADLTTENLPENARDWHPEINLDDNSASLTKNIEQLERMGIKDIILKHGNKPISGDMYASQNLLANNFHTENGKYFSADSASDRIEVVNRYDNSNGNKPELIQNLNDKKEQKNFDYEELEKKTEKEKRVLT